A DNA window from Phragmites australis chromosome 11, lpPhrAust1.1, whole genome shotgun sequence contains the following coding sequences:
- the LOC133885526 gene encoding protein RADIALIS-like 3: MASGASKGSSRGSAWTQRQNKQFECALAVYDRETPDRWHNIARYMGGSKSAEEVRRHFEQLVEDVAQIEAGRVPFPCYSSISAVPPHGAARGLDEARSKYLKFQ; the protein is encoded by the exons ATGGCTTCCGGCGCGTCGAAGGGGTCGTCCCGCGGGTCGGCGTGGACGCAGCGGCAGAACAAGCAGTTCGAGTGCGCGCTGGCGGTGTACGACAGGGAGACGCCGGACCGGTGGCACAACATTGCCCGCTACATGGGCGGCAGCAAGTCCGCCGAGGAGGTGCGCCGCCACTTCGAGCAGCTCGTCGAGGACGTCGCTCAGATCGAGGCCGGCCGCGTCCCCTTCCCCTGCTACAGCAGCATCAGTGCTGTCCCGCCGCACGGCGCCGCGCGCGGCCTCGACGAAGCCAG ATCAAAGTATCTAAAGTTCCAGTAA
- the LOC133885760 gene encoding protein RADIALIS-like 3, whose translation MASLSMTNSAARAQWTPRQNKLFEQALAVYDKDTPDRWHNIARAVGGKSAEEVRRYYELLVEDIKHIESGNVPFPAYRCPSAGAAGRTAGSLGYESDRLKHLKI comes from the exons ATGGCGTCGCTGTCGATGACGAACTCGGCGGCGCGGGCGCAGTGGACGCCGAGGCAGAACAAGCTGTTCGAGCAGGCGCTGGCGGTGTACGACAAGGACACGCCGGACCGGTGGCACAACATCGCTCGCGCCGTCGGCGGCAAGTCGGCCGAGGAGGTCAGGCGCTACTACGAGCTCCTGGTGGAGGATATCAAGCACATCGAGTCCGGCAACGTGCCCTTCCCCGCCTACCGCTGCcccagcgccggcgccgccggccgGACCGCTGGCTCCCTCGGTTACGAGTCCGACAG GCTGAAGCATTTGAAGATCTAG